The Candidatus Schekmanbacteria bacterium RIFCSPLOWO2_02_FULL_38_14 sequence CATATTCATCAATACGGTCCGGAAATATTTCAATAAATTTGTTTGCTCTCTCTATAAAGCCTTCAGGTAAGTCTTCTGAAACCCCGCCAATTCTCATATAATTATATGTAAGCCTTGCGCCGCACAGCATTTCAAAAAGGTTGAGTATCTCCTCCCTTTCCCTGAAGCAGTAAAGGAACACAGTAATAGCCCCTATGTCCATTGCGTGGGTTGCAAGCCAGATAAGATGGCTTGCAATTCTCTGAAGCTCTGCCACTATCACTCTTATATATTCAGCCCTCTCAGGAACCTTTACATCCATCAGTTTTTCAACTGCCAGAACATAGGCAAGATTATTGGACATGGAAGCCAGATAATCTAACCGGTCAGTAAGAATTATTGCCTGCTTGTAGTCCCTGTGCTCTGCAAGCTTTTCAACTCCCCTGTGCAGGTATCCAATTACTACTTCGCAATCTGTTACCTTTTCTCCGTCAAGGGTGAGCAGAATGCGCAAAACACCGTGGGTGCTTGGATGCTGGGGACCCATATTGACTACAATTTCTTCTGTCCCAAAACCTTCTCTTTGCTTTGCTTCCATCTCTTCTCTCTAAAAACGGNNNNNNNNNNNNNNNNNNNNNAAACAAATTCAAAATGTTAATTTTCAAAAGTGAATTACCCATCAGCAATCTAGAGGGTATCCTGACAAAAACCAAATCAAATCCCCCCTCGCCCCCCTTTAGAAAAGGGGGGTTGGGGGGATTTGAAAATTATTTGTCATTTGGAATTTTATTTCATTTATCACTTTACCTCAGGCTCTGCATCCTTGCTTCTGTAAGGATAATCCTTTCTCAAAGGATGTCCTGTCCAGTCATCAGGAAGAAGGATTCTTTTTAAGTTTGGATGTCCCTCAAAAACGATTCCAAGAAGGTCAAAAGCCTCCCTTTCGTGCCAGTCAGCTGTCCCCCAGACTGATGTAACAGTGTTAACCTTTTCACCTTCTTTCAGCCCTGCCTTTAATCTCAGTCTCTCCTTTGCATCTACTGAAAAGATATGATACACAACCTCAAACTTCTCATCCCTGTCAGGGTAATGAACCCCGCACAGGTCTGACAGTAAATTGAACTTAAATTCTTTTTTAAGGTATGAACAGATATCAACTATGTTCTCTTTTTTCACCCTGACAGTAAGCTCATCCTTTAAATCTCTGAGTGTTGTCACTTCAAGCACTGAATCAGGAAATTTCTCCTTTAATGCCTTAACAACCCTGCTATCTTCCATAATTTACTTCTTACTCCTGACTTCGCGCTCTTCTTTTAAGCAGAGCTACGCTCTGCCTGCCTACCGCAGGCAGGCAGCTACTTTTCACTTGCTCCCCACTGCCTTCTTTGCTATTGTCATTTTACCTATCTTTTCCTGAAGGAGCAGGAGACCGTGGCAGAGAGCCTCAGGCCTTGGAGGGCAACCCGGAATATAAATATCAACAGGAATTAATTTATCAACACCCTGCACAACGCTGTATGTTGGAAAAATCCCTCCTGTATTTGCGCAGGCTCCCATTGAAACAACCCATTTTGGCTCAGGCATCTGTTCATAAAGCCTTTTTATTATTGGAGCCATTTTTATTGTTACTGTGCCTGCAATTATCATCATATCAGACTGCCGTGGTGACGCACGAAAAACCATTCCTGACCTCTCAAAAAAATCATATCTTGAAGCGCCTGCTGCCATCATTTCAATAGCGCAGCAGGCAAGACCAAAAGTCATTCCCCACAGCGCAGACCTTCTTGCCCAGTTAAAAACAAAATCTGTTGAGGTTATCAAAACGTTAGGCCCAAATCTTCCTTCAATTAAACCCATTCAAGCGCTCCTTTTCTCCAAGCATAAAAATAACCCACAAAGAGGATTATTATGAAAATCAGCATCTCAATAAAACCAAAAAGTCCTATCTTTTTAAAAACCACAGCCCATGGAAAGAGGAAAATTGTTTCAACGTCAAAGATTATGAAAAGCACTCCTATCAGAAAATAGCGGACATTATATGAACCACGTGTATCAGGAGTTGCAGGCTCAAGCCCGCATTCGTAAGGCTCAAGCTTTACTTTATTAGGTTTGCTTGGACGGACAATGATGGCTATAATAAATGTTCCAAATCCGAATGCAAGAGCTGCAAGCAGGAGAATCAGAATCGGAATGTACGGACCTATCTGTTTGTAGGTATTAAAATCAGAAAAAAAATCTGCCATTTAATTTCCTTTTTTAACTTTTAAGCAGTGTTTTTAGCTCCTTAAAATTAGTGGCAAAAGTTCAAAAAAATCAAATCTAACACTCTTAATTTATTGAATTAACGAAGAATATCCTCACATCAATTCTCTCCCAAACTGATAATGAATAATGAAAATCATTTTTTTGAAAAAGCGCTTTCAGTTACCATGTAGGTAAAAAGTTTGCAAGGGTTTTTTAAGAATATTAAAATATGGCAGAAATGCAGGAAATAAAATCCCCCTGTTTATAAAAAAAAGGGGGAATTTTTCTGGAAAAATAAAAAAGCCCGGGAATATTATCCCTGCTGCTTAGGTTTTATCTCCATTTCAACTCTGCGGTTAATCTGTCTTCCTTCAGGTGTATCATTGGAAGCAACTGGAAATGTAGCTCCATATCCGATGGTTGTTATTCTCTCATGAGCTACTCCTTCTACAAGCAAAGCTGATTTCACTGCCTCTGCCCTCTGCTCTGAAAGCTTTTTATTGTAATCAGCATTCCCTATGCTGTCAGTATGCCCTTTTACAGTAACATTTGTGTCAGGATAACGTTTAAGAACTGAGGCAATTTCTTTTAAATTATTTATAGCCCCGGCCTGAAGAACAGTTGAATTTGTGGCAAACAGAGTATCACCCTTAAGGTTTACTATTATATCATCACCCTTTCTCTGAAGCTCTGCAACCTTAGCCTTTTCTGCTTCCAGTTGCCCCTGAGTTTGCTGGAGTTGTGCCTGCTGTGCATTCTGCTGGTCAATAATCGCCTGCAGTTCTTTCTGCTGGTTATCCATATAATGACCTATCACTCCGCCTGCCAGAGCGCCAACACCTGCGCCGATTGCTGCGCCAAGACCGGCATTTCCTGACTTGGAACCTATAATAGCTCCTGCACCTGCGCCGATTGCTGCGCCAATCAGACCGCCCTGGGCAGTCTTGGTGCTGAGGGCTTCTTTTGTTGATTCACACCCAAAAGATAAAAAAACCATAATGGCAACAATCAAAATTGAACTAGTCAATTTCCTCATAAATAACCTCCTTTTCGAGTTAATGTCCTATATAGATTGACTAATATTTTATTATATAATATTCAAATGTCAACAAATTTTATGTCAATTTAAGGAGGAAAAAATTATGGCATTAAATTATGATGAAAATTCCCGTGCAATGCTGGATAAAATATTAATGGCATGGCCTCTTGTTACAAGAGAGAGGTGGAAGGAAAGAATCCTTTATAACTGCGAAAAGATTGCTGCCCTTAAAAATCTGGAGATAATTACAAGCGAAACTCTTCTCCAAGCTGCCCAAGAAGTTGCTCCAAAATCCTATGAGCCGCTTTTCTTGAAGCTCAGGGAACCTGATGTCTTTGCAAAAGTAATACAGGAAACACGCCAACAGGAAACTCTGGCTCCGAAGGACCTGCCTGTCAGGATAAAACGATGGGAAACTCCATATAGCGGGAAGAAAGAGGTTTTAAACAAGAACCCTGAAGAAATGAAAGTTATAGCCTTTTGCGGAAGCCCAAGGGTTGGAGGCAATACTGACGTCCTGATTGAGCAGTTATTAAATGGGGCTCAGAGCAGGGGTGCAAAAACTGAAAAAGTAATGCTGCATAAAAAGAAAATCGGTTATTGTACGGGTTGCCGCATGTGCAGAAAGGGAGATGTTTCTACAATTTGCGTAATCAAAGATGACATGACACCTCTCTATGACAAGATATACGGGAGTGATTGCATCGTGGTTGGATTCCCAATATATACAGCAAGGGAATCAGCCCAGACCTCTGTATTCTTTGACAGGCTTGATTGCTTAGCAAACCCGTATCTGACCAGAAAAGTTCCGGATGGAAAAAGAGCTGCTGTAATCGGAACATGGCAATGGCCCGGTGAAGAAACCTATGCCTTTATATTAGAAGGACATGCGACACTCCTGAAACTCCATTATATGGAGCCGGTGGAAATAATCTCAGCCTCAGGATGTAAAGGGAAAAATTATGGCCGCGGCGCTGTAGCAAATGACCTTAAAGGGATGGAAGATGTGTTTCAGGCAGGAGAGAAGCTGGTGTGTGGATAGGACAGGCGTCCTGCCTGTCCAAGAAAGTATTTTCAGATAAACAACTATGAACACTAAAAAGAGAGTAGTCGTTGCAATGAGCGGCGGAGTTGACAGCTCAACTGCTGCTGCCATTCTCGTTTCTCAAGGGTATGATGTGATTGGTGTATCTCTTCACCTTTTCGACTACTCGCCCTATACATCCACCGGTTTTGGCACATGCTGTTCAATTGCTGACATAGAGGATGCAAGAAGGGTATCTGAAAAACTTAATATTCCTTTTTATGTAATAAATTTTGAAAAAGAGTTTAAGAACGAGGTAATAGACTATTTTGTTTCCCAGTATCTCTCTGCAAGGACACCAAATCCCTGCATACTCTGCAACCAGAAAATTAAATTCCGGCATCTTTTAAGAAAGGCAAAGGAAATTGGCGCAGAATATCTGGCAACAGGGCATTATGCAAGGATAGGGTTTGATGAAAAAACCGGGACATACTATGTAA is a genomic window containing:
- a CDS encoding NADH dehydrogenase, translated to MGLIEGRFGPNVLITSTDFVFNWARRSALWGMTFGLACCAIEMMAAGASRYDFFERSGMVFRASPRQSDMMIIAGTVTIKMAPIIKRLYEQMPEPKWVVSMGACANTGGIFPTYSVVQGVDKLIPVDIYIPGCPPRPEALCHGLLLLQEKIGKMTIAKKAVGSK
- a CDS encoding NADH-quinone oxidoreductase subunit A; protein product: MADFFSDFNTYKQIGPYIPILILLLAALAFGFGTFIIAIIVRPSKPNKVKLEPYECGLEPATPDTRGSYNVRYFLIGVLFIIFDVETIFLFPWAVVFKKIGLFGFIEMLIFIIILFVGYFYAWRKGALEWV
- a CDS encoding NADH-quinone oxidoreductase subunit C codes for the protein MMEDSRVVKALKEKFPDSVLEVTTLRDLKDELTVRVKKENIVDICSYLKKEFKFNLLSDLCGVHYPDRDEKFEVVYHIFSVDAKERLRLKAGLKEGEKVNTVTSVWGTADWHEREAFDLLGIVFEGHPNLKRILLPDDWTGHPLRKDYPYRSKDAEPEVK